In Rattus norvegicus strain BN/NHsdMcwi chromosome 1, GRCr8, whole genome shotgun sequence, a genomic segment contains:
- the Kcnj11 gene encoding ATP-sensitive inward rectifier potassium channel 11 isoform X1 yields the protein MLSRKGIIPEEYVLTRLAEDPTEPSWLLFAMVWWLIAFAHGDLAPGEGTNVPCVTSIHSFSSAFLFSIEVQVTIGFGGRMVTEECPLAILILIVQNIVGLMINAIMLGCIFMKTAQAHRRAETLIFSKHAVITLRHGRLCFMLRVGDLRKSMIISATIHMQVVRKTTSPEGEVVPLHQVDIPMENGVGGNSIFLVAPLIIYHVIDSNSPLYDLAPSDLHHHQDLEIIVILEGVVETTGITTQARTSYLADEILWGQRFVPIVAEEDGRYSVDYSKFGNTVKVPTPLCTARQLDEDRSLLDALTLASSRGPLRKRSVAVAKAKPKFSISPDSLS from the exons ATGCTGTCCCGAAAGGGCATTATCCCTGAGGAATATGTGCTGACCCGGCTGGCAGAGGACCCTACAGAGCCCAG CTGGCTGCTCTTCGCCATGGTCTGGTGGCTCATCGCCTTTGCCCACGGTGACTTGGCCCCCGGAGAGGGCACCAATGTGCCCTGCGTCACAAGCATCCACTCCTTTTCGTCtgccttccttttctccatcGAGGTCCAGGTGACCATTGGTTTCGGCGGGCGCATGGTGACAGAGGAATGTCCCCTGGCCATCCTTATTCTGATCGTGCAGAATATCGTAGGGCTAATGATCAACGCCATCATGCTGGGCTGCATCTTCATGAAAACGGCACAGGCCCATCGGCGGGCAGAAACCCTCATCTTCAGCAAGCATGCCGTGATCACCCTGCGACATGGCCGCCTGTGCTTCATGCTTCGCGTAGGGGACCTCCGAAAAAGCATGATCATTAGCGCCACCATTCATATGCAGGTGGTGCGCAAGACCACCAGCCCGGAGGGCGAGGTTGTGCCTCTCCACCAGGTGGACATCCCCATGGAGAACGGTGTGGGTGGTAACAGCATCTTTCTGGTGGCCCCACTCATCATCTACCACGTCATCGACTCCAACAGCCCGCTCTACGACCTGGCTCCTAGTGACCTGCACCACCACCAGGACCTGGAGATCATTGTCATCTTGGAAGGTGTGGTAGAAACCACAGGCATTACCACCCAGGCCCGCACCTCCTATCTGGCTGACGAGATTCTGTGGGGGCAGCGTTTTGTCCCCATCGTGGCCGAGGAGGATGGCCGCTATTCTGTGGACTACTCCAAATTCGGGAACACCGTTAAAGTGCCCACACCACTCTGCACAGCCCGCCAGCTTGATGAGGACCGCAGCCTGCTGGATGCCCTGACCCTCGCCTCGTCGCGAGGGCCCCTGCGCAAGCGCAGTGTGGCTGTGGCAAAGGCCAAGCCCAAGTTTAGCATCTCTCCGGATTCCTTGTCCTGA
- the Kcnj11 gene encoding ATP-sensitive inward rectifier potassium channel 11 isoform X2 has product MSFLCSWLLFAMVWWLIAFAHGDLAPGEGTNVPCVTSIHSFSSAFLFSIEVQVTIGFGGRMVTEECPLAILILIVQNIVGLMINAIMLGCIFMKTAQAHRRAETLIFSKHAVITLRHGRLCFMLRVGDLRKSMIISATIHMQVVRKTTSPEGEVVPLHQVDIPMENGVGGNSIFLVAPLIIYHVIDSNSPLYDLAPSDLHHHQDLEIIVILEGVVETTGITTQARTSYLADEILWGQRFVPIVAEEDGRYSVDYSKFGNTVKVPTPLCTARQLDEDRSLLDALTLASSRGPLRKRSVAVAKAKPKFSISPDSLS; this is encoded by the coding sequence ATGTCCTTCCTGTGCAGCTGGCTGCTCTTCGCCATGGTCTGGTGGCTCATCGCCTTTGCCCACGGTGACTTGGCCCCCGGAGAGGGCACCAATGTGCCCTGCGTCACAAGCATCCACTCCTTTTCGTCtgccttccttttctccatcGAGGTCCAGGTGACCATTGGTTTCGGCGGGCGCATGGTGACAGAGGAATGTCCCCTGGCCATCCTTATTCTGATCGTGCAGAATATCGTAGGGCTAATGATCAACGCCATCATGCTGGGCTGCATCTTCATGAAAACGGCACAGGCCCATCGGCGGGCAGAAACCCTCATCTTCAGCAAGCATGCCGTGATCACCCTGCGACATGGCCGCCTGTGCTTCATGCTTCGCGTAGGGGACCTCCGAAAAAGCATGATCATTAGCGCCACCATTCATATGCAGGTGGTGCGCAAGACCACCAGCCCGGAGGGCGAGGTTGTGCCTCTCCACCAGGTGGACATCCCCATGGAGAACGGTGTGGGTGGTAACAGCATCTTTCTGGTGGCCCCACTCATCATCTACCACGTCATCGACTCCAACAGCCCGCTCTACGACCTGGCTCCTAGTGACCTGCACCACCACCAGGACCTGGAGATCATTGTCATCTTGGAAGGTGTGGTAGAAACCACAGGCATTACCACCCAGGCCCGCACCTCCTATCTGGCTGACGAGATTCTGTGGGGGCAGCGTTTTGTCCCCATCGTGGCCGAGGAGGATGGCCGCTATTCTGTGGACTACTCCAAATTCGGGAACACCGTTAAAGTGCCCACACCACTCTGCACAGCCCGCCAGCTTGATGAGGACCGCAGCCTGCTGGATGCCCTGACCCTCGCCTCGTCGCGAGGGCCCCTGCGCAAGCGCAGTGTGGCTGTGGCAAAGGCCAAGCCCAAGTTTAGCATCTCTCCGGATTCCTTGTCCTGA
- the Kcnj11 gene encoding ATP-sensitive inward rectifier potassium channel 11: MLSRKGIIPEEYVLTRLAEDPTEPRYRTRERRARFVSKKGNCNVAHKNIREQGRFLQDVFTTLVDLKWPHTLLIFTMSFLCSWLLFAMVWWLIAFAHGDLAPGEGTNVPCVTSIHSFSSAFLFSIEVQVTIGFGGRMVTEECPLAILILIVQNIVGLMINAIMLGCIFMKTAQAHRRAETLIFSKHAVITLRHGRLCFMLRVGDLRKSMIISATIHMQVVRKTTSPEGEVVPLHQVDIPMENGVGGNSIFLVAPLIIYHVIDSNSPLYDLAPSDLHHHQDLEIIVILEGVVETTGITTQARTSYLADEILWGQRFVPIVAEEDGRYSVDYSKFGNTVKVPTPLCTARQLDEDRSLLDALTLASSRGPLRKRSVAVAKAKPKFSISPDSLS; this comes from the coding sequence ATGCTGTCCCGAAAGGGCATTATCCCTGAGGAATATGTGCTGACCCGGCTGGCAGAGGACCCTACAGAGCCCAGGTACCGTACTCGGGAGAGGAGGGCCCGCTTCGTGTCCAAGAAAGGCAACTGCAACGTCGCCCACAAGAACATCCGAGAGCAGGGCCGCTTCCTGCAAGATGTGTTCACCACGCTGGTGGACCTCAAGTGGCCCCACACGCTGCTCATTTTCACCATGTCCTTCCTGTGCAGCTGGCTGCTCTTCGCCATGGTCTGGTGGCTCATCGCCTTTGCCCACGGTGACTTGGCCCCCGGAGAGGGCACCAATGTGCCCTGCGTCACAAGCATCCACTCCTTTTCGTCtgccttccttttctccatcGAGGTCCAGGTGACCATTGGTTTCGGCGGGCGCATGGTGACAGAGGAATGTCCCCTGGCCATCCTTATTCTGATCGTGCAGAATATCGTAGGGCTAATGATCAACGCCATCATGCTGGGCTGCATCTTCATGAAAACGGCACAGGCCCATCGGCGGGCAGAAACCCTCATCTTCAGCAAGCATGCCGTGATCACCCTGCGACATGGCCGCCTGTGCTTCATGCTTCGCGTAGGGGACCTCCGAAAAAGCATGATCATTAGCGCCACCATTCATATGCAGGTGGTGCGCAAGACCACCAGCCCGGAGGGCGAGGTTGTGCCTCTCCACCAGGTGGACATCCCCATGGAGAACGGTGTGGGTGGTAACAGCATCTTTCTGGTGGCCCCACTCATCATCTACCACGTCATCGACTCCAACAGCCCGCTCTACGACCTGGCTCCTAGTGACCTGCACCACCACCAGGACCTGGAGATCATTGTCATCTTGGAAGGTGTGGTAGAAACCACAGGCATTACCACCCAGGCCCGCACCTCCTATCTGGCTGACGAGATTCTGTGGGGGCAGCGTTTTGTCCCCATCGTGGCCGAGGAGGATGGCCGCTATTCTGTGGACTACTCCAAATTCGGGAACACCGTTAAAGTGCCCACACCACTCTGCACAGCCCGCCAGCTTGATGAGGACCGCAGCCTGCTGGATGCCCTGACCCTCGCCTCGTCGCGAGGGCCCCTGCGCAAGCGCAGTGTGGCTGTGGCAAAGGCCAAGCCCAAGTTTAGCATCTCTCCGGATTCCTTGTCCTGA
- the Kcnj11 gene encoding ATP-sensitive inward rectifier potassium channel 11 isoform X3, with translation MVWWLIAFAHGDLAPGEGTNVPCVTSIHSFSSAFLFSIEVQVTIGFGGRMVTEECPLAILILIVQNIVGLMINAIMLGCIFMKTAQAHRRAETLIFSKHAVITLRHGRLCFMLRVGDLRKSMIISATIHMQVVRKTTSPEGEVVPLHQVDIPMENGVGGNSIFLVAPLIIYHVIDSNSPLYDLAPSDLHHHQDLEIIVILEGVVETTGITTQARTSYLADEILWGQRFVPIVAEEDGRYSVDYSKFGNTVKVPTPLCTARQLDEDRSLLDALTLASSRGPLRKRSVAVAKAKPKFSISPDSLS, from the coding sequence ATGGTCTGGTGGCTCATCGCCTTTGCCCACGGTGACTTGGCCCCCGGAGAGGGCACCAATGTGCCCTGCGTCACAAGCATCCACTCCTTTTCGTCtgccttccttttctccatcGAGGTCCAGGTGACCATTGGTTTCGGCGGGCGCATGGTGACAGAGGAATGTCCCCTGGCCATCCTTATTCTGATCGTGCAGAATATCGTAGGGCTAATGATCAACGCCATCATGCTGGGCTGCATCTTCATGAAAACGGCACAGGCCCATCGGCGGGCAGAAACCCTCATCTTCAGCAAGCATGCCGTGATCACCCTGCGACATGGCCGCCTGTGCTTCATGCTTCGCGTAGGGGACCTCCGAAAAAGCATGATCATTAGCGCCACCATTCATATGCAGGTGGTGCGCAAGACCACCAGCCCGGAGGGCGAGGTTGTGCCTCTCCACCAGGTGGACATCCCCATGGAGAACGGTGTGGGTGGTAACAGCATCTTTCTGGTGGCCCCACTCATCATCTACCACGTCATCGACTCCAACAGCCCGCTCTACGACCTGGCTCCTAGTGACCTGCACCACCACCAGGACCTGGAGATCATTGTCATCTTGGAAGGTGTGGTAGAAACCACAGGCATTACCACCCAGGCCCGCACCTCCTATCTGGCTGACGAGATTCTGTGGGGGCAGCGTTTTGTCCCCATCGTGGCCGAGGAGGATGGCCGCTATTCTGTGGACTACTCCAAATTCGGGAACACCGTTAAAGTGCCCACACCACTCTGCACAGCCCGCCAGCTTGATGAGGACCGCAGCCTGCTGGATGCCCTGACCCTCGCCTCGTCGCGAGGGCCCCTGCGCAAGCGCAGTGTGGCTGTGGCAAAGGCCAAGCCCAAGTTTAGCATCTCTCCGGATTCCTTGTCCTGA